The genomic region CACTACCTTGCATATCCACGGCCAGCGCGTCGGCGTAGTGGGCCCCAATGGTTGCGGCAAGTCCAATGTCATGGAATCGATACGCTGGGTGCTGGGCGAGTCCAGCGCCAAGGAAATGCGCAGTGAATCCATGGCTGACGTTATTTTTAACGGTTCGGGAAATCGCAAGCTGGCTTCCCGCGCCAGTGTGGAGCTCATCTTCGACAATAGCCTGGGCGGCGCGGCAGGGGAATGGTCGCAATATGCCGAAATCTCCGTCAAGCGCGTGATCGAGCGCGAAAAAGGTTCCAGCTACTTTATCAACAACACAGCTGTGCGGCGCCGTGACGTGGCCGACCTGTTCCTGGGCACCGGGTTGGGTGGCCGCGCCTATGCCATCATCGGCCAGAACACGATCTCCAGGATTGTGGAAGCCAGACCCGAGGAAATGCGCGTCTTCCTTGAGGAAGCTGCTGGCATTTCCAAGTACAAGGAGCGCAGACGCGAGACCGAGAGCCGGCTACGGGACACGCGTGACAACCTGGTACGCGTGGAGGATATCCGCCAGGAAATGGACAAGCAGATCATACGCCTGGAGGCACAGGCTGCGGTCACTTTGCAGTACCAGGCCTTGCAGGCCAACCTGCAGTTGGCGCAAGGGCAGCTCTGGCTGTTGAGGATGCGCGACGCCAGCAACCAGTGGGAGAAGTCGAAGGCCGCCATGAACCGGCTTGGCATCGAGCTCGAAGCGCAGATGGCCGCCCTGGGTCAGGCGGAGAGCAGCCTGGAAATCTTACGTCAGCGGCACCAGGAGGCCTCGACCCAACTGCAGGCGGCGCAAGCTGCTTATTACGAAGCTAATGCCGAAGTCTCCAACCAGGAACAGCAATTGCGCCACACGCAGGAGGCGCGATCGCGCCTGCAGGCGCAATTGCAGCAGATAGCAGCACAGTCGCACAAGCTCGAACAGCAGCATCAGGAATTCAGTACCAAGCTGCAGGCATTGCAAGCTCAGCAGCAGGTAGCGCTTGCCGAGGAAACCGAGGCCGGCGAGCAACTGCAGGCATTGAAGCAGAGGCTGCCGGAAATGGAGCGTGCCTTCCAGTCTGCCTTGCATATCCACTCCGCCGCACAACGGGCATTGCATGAGGCGGAGCAGGTCATACGCCTGGAGGAGACCAATCTCAAGCATGCCGAGCGCACCTCAGAGGATACTAGGCTGCGCCTGCAGCGCATGCAGCAGGAGTCAGACAACCTGAAGATGCCGGACGAGGCAAGGTTGCATGAGCTGGAAGCCGACTTCAAGCAGGCGGCCGGCCAGCAGGCTGAACTTGAGCAGGAACTACAGCGACTACGGGAGCTTGAGCAGGAACAGGCCGGGCAGGTCCAGGCATTGCGCGAGCAGCAGCTGCAACATGAGCGCCGCCTGGCACAGGCAGAGGCCGAGGTTGCCTCTTTGCGCAAGATACAGGCAGCGCTGGGCAAGCAGGGGCAGTTGGAGGGCTGGCTCAGCGCGCATGGCCTGCATGACAGTGAGCGCCTCTGGCAAAAGATCAGGATCGCGCCGGGGTGGGAAACCGCGGTTGAGGCGGTGCTGGGCGCCCGCCTCAACACGATTGTCGGCATGCCGGAGCAGGAGGTGGCGAGTCTTGTGGCAGAGCGTCCTCCCGCGGCACTGGTGCTTGCTCTTGCAGGCGACTCAGTGTCGGCTCCCGCCCATGCGCAGCAATTGAGGGCCATGGTAGAGGTGCAGGAGCCTGGATTGCAGGGACTGCTGGCCAACTGGCTGGACAATGTCCTGGTCGCGCAAACGGTGGACGAAGCAGAGAAGCTGCGCCTTTCATTGGAAAACGGGCAATGCGTGGTCACTGCGACAGGTGATATCTATGACCGCCACAGTATCAGCCTGCATGCGCAGAACTCGGAGTTGCACGGCGTGCTGGAACGCCAGCGAGAACTGGATATGCTGGAGGCTGGCCTGCCGCAAATGCAGCAGTCGCTTCAGCAGGCCAAGCACGCTTTGCAACAGGCAGAGCTCAAGCAGCAGGAGTTGCGCCAGCAGCAACAGCAATTGCAGCAGCAATTACGTAGCACGACACAGGCGCAACACCAGCGCAGCTTGCAGATCCAGCAGCTCACTCAAGAAAGGCAGCATATCGCCCAGCGCCGCCAAGGACTGGAGAAAGACATTGTCGTCCTTGGCCAGCAATACCA from Methylobacillus flagellatus KT harbors:
- the smc gene encoding chromosome segregation protein SMC, with protein sequence MRLTHLKLAGFKSFVDPTTLHIHGQRVGVVGPNGCGKSNVMESIRWVLGESSAKEMRSESMADVIFNGSGNRKLASRASVELIFDNSLGGAAGEWSQYAEISVKRVIEREKGSSYFINNTAVRRRDVADLFLGTGLGGRAYAIIGQNTISRIVEARPEEMRVFLEEAAGISKYKERRRETESRLRDTRDNLVRVEDIRQEMDKQIIRLEAQAAVTLQYQALQANLQLAQGQLWLLRMRDASNQWEKSKAAMNRLGIELEAQMAALGQAESSLEILRQRHQEASTQLQAAQAAYYEANAEVSNQEQQLRHTQEARSRLQAQLQQIAAQSHKLEQQHQEFSTKLQALQAQQQVALAEETEAGEQLQALKQRLPEMERAFQSALHIHSAAQRALHEAEQVIRLEETNLKHAERTSEDTRLRLQRMQQESDNLKMPDEARLHELEADFKQAAGQQAELEQELQRLRELEQEQAGQVQALREQQLQHERRLAQAEAEVASLRKIQAALGKQGQLEGWLSAHGLHDSERLWQKIRIAPGWETAVEAVLGARLNTIVGMPEQEVASLVAERPPAALVLALAGDSVSAPAHAQQLRAMVEVQEPGLQGLLANWLDNVLVAQTVDEAEKLRLSLENGQCVVTATGDIYDRHSISLHAQNSELHGVLERQRELDMLEAGLPQMQQSLQQAKHALQQAELKQQELRQQQQQLQQQLRSTTQAQHQRSLQIQQLTQERQHIAQRRQGLEKDIVVLGQQYQELQQGCQQQQQKLGQLRASLSQLQSERQETQAKRHAAENELNAVRVAWQKAERAAQEKTFNHKLLATSIADSQSRLNAIQEEQQSLTTRRQEAQALLEAAAMEHLKANLEAAIARKQQYEAALATARDALAEADNALQQQARNRMQCEQGLHPLRDKLEQSRLNEQQARLHFEQCQQNLQDCGLEEGSLVQGLTANTKTSDLERRIAALGVEIEALGPVNLAALQELESERERKQYLDSQSADLEQAVATLEDAIRRIDRETRIRLQHTYDEVNRNFAELFAELFGGGQARLEMLGDEILDTGMQVFAQPPGKKNSTIHLLSGGEKALTALALVFALFRLNPAPFCLMDEVDAPLDDSNTERFCALVKKMSERTQFLFVSHNKITMEMAQQLIGVTMQESGVSRIVEVDIAAALQMHEAA